In Pleurocapsa sp. PCC 7319, the following are encoded in one genomic region:
- a CDS encoding filamentous hemagglutinin N-terminal domain-containing protein: MKPCSSILLGFFLGSVFIAPVQAQISPDRTTNTTVTPIDNGIRIDDGDQAGGNLFHSFEQFSVPNGSEAFFNNANDIVNIFSRVTGGSISNIDGLIRANDTANLFLINPAGIIFGKNASLNIGGSFLGSTVSSILFSDGIEFSATDSENPPLLTINAPLGLGLEDNPRQIVNRSVVENSAEEVVGLEVAPGNDLALIGGQIDFEGGQVTAMGGNIELGGLSVAGTVGINSDGSFSFPEGVTQADINLSNGADVDARGAGGGNITVNAGNLNLAAGEFRKSFIRAGIRPESTSAEAQAGNVTIDVAEKITLNDSRITNRVESGGVGNSGRIVINTGSIEAINGGDIDASTGGQGNAGTVELTATGDITIDGEESEGFPSGVSSAVNPGAEGDAGGVTISTNNLTLTKGARVVVSTFGRGNAGTVELTATGDITIDGETSQGFPSVVSSQVAPGAEGDAGGVTISTNNLILTNGGQVDATTFGQGNAGTVELTATGDITIDGEESEGFPSGVSSAVNPGAEGDAGGVTISTNNLTLTNGGRVDATTFGRGNAGTVELTATGDITIDGETSQVFPSSVSSAVNPGAEGDAGGVTISTNNLTLTKGGRVDATTFGQGNAGTVELTATGDITIDGEESEGFPSGASSAVNPGAEGDAGGVTISTNNLTLTKGGRVDVSTFGQGNAGTIELTATGDITIDGETSQGFPSGATSMVDSDAEGDAGGITISATNLTLTNGGRVVASTSGQGETENSGNINLRADNIFLLDNSLISAEALNNSANGGNIDIDAGFVVAFPNQNNDIIANAAQGTGGNINISTNSIFGIEERSSLPANETNDIDASSEFGLDGTIAINQLDVNPVEALEELPMSLIDVVGLVAQNLCQQGKGSEFIVTGKGGVAPNPSQVREGEISDVDLVAPATGEESEKVETVKGTGADKEIEEEKEIVEAQGWIINDRGKVELVAQKTDVNGASPQPKNDKICRR; encoded by the coding sequence ATGAAACCTTGCTCTTCAATACTCTTAGGGTTTTTTCTGGGTAGTGTGTTTATCGCCCCCGTTCAAGCACAAATCAGTCCAGATCGCACGACCAATACCACTGTAACTCCAATAGATAATGGGATCAGAATCGACGATGGCGATCAGGCTGGAGGCAATTTATTTCATAGTTTTGAGCAGTTTTCCGTACCCAATGGCAGCGAAGCCTTTTTTAATAATGCCAACGACATAGTTAATATCTTTTCTCGTGTCACCGGGGGAAGTATCTCTAACATTGATGGTTTGATTCGAGCCAATGATACTGCTAATTTATTTTTGATTAACCCAGCAGGAATTATCTTTGGGAAAAATGCGTCTTTAAATATTGGTGGTTCTTTTTTAGGCAGTACTGTCAGTAGTATTTTGTTTTCTGATGGGATTGAATTTAGTGCTACCGATTCCGAGAATCCGCCTTTATTAACCATTAATGCGCCTCTAGGATTAGGTTTAGAAGATAATCCTCGGCAAATAGTCAATCGTTCAGTTGTCGAAAATAGCGCAGAAGAAGTTGTCGGTTTAGAAGTTGCCCCAGGAAATGATCTGGCTTTGATTGGCGGTCAGATTGATTTTGAGGGAGGTCAAGTTACTGCTATGGGGGGAAACATAGAATTAGGTGGTTTATCAGTCGCAGGAACAGTAGGTATTAATTCTGATGGTAGCTTTAGTTTTCCTGAAGGAGTAACCCAAGCAGATATCAATTTGAGCAATGGTGCGGATGTAGATGCCAGGGGAGCAGGTGGAGGAAATATTACCGTTAACGCTGGTAACTTAAATTTAGCAGCAGGAGAATTCCGTAAAAGTTTTATTCGAGCAGGAATTAGACCTGAATCGACATCTGCCGAGGCACAAGCAGGAAATGTGACTATCGATGTGGCTGAAAAGATCACTCTGAATGATAGTCGTATTACTAATCGAGTTGAGTCTGGTGGAGTGGGTAATTCAGGCAGAATCGTGATTAATACTGGTTCAATTGAAGCAATCAATGGGGGAGATATTGATGCTAGTACAGGAGGTCAAGGGAATGCCGGAACTGTTGAGCTTACTGCCACAGGAGATATAACTATTGATGGTGAAGAGTCAGAAGGTTTTCCTAGTGGTGTTTCTAGTGCGGTTAATCCAGGTGCAGAAGGAGATGCAGGGGGAGTGACTATCTCCACTAATAATCTGACTCTAACCAAGGGGGCAAGAGTTGTTGTTAGTACTTTTGGTCGAGGGAATGCCGGAACTGTCGAGCTTACTGCTACCGGAGACATTACTATTGATGGTGAAACTTCACAAGGTTTTCCTAGTGTTGTTTCTAGTCAGGTTGCTCCAGGTGCAGAAGGAGATGCGGGGGGAGTGACTATCTCCACTAATAATCTGATTCTAACCAATGGAGGACAAGTTGATGCTACTACTTTTGGTCAAGGGAATGCCGGAACTGTTGAGCTTACTGCCACAGGAGATATAACTATTGATGGTGAAGAGTCAGAAGGTTTTCCTAGTGGTGTTTCTAGTGCGGTTAATCCAGGTGCAGAAGGAGATGCAGGGGGAGTGACTATCTCCACTAATAATCTGACTCTAACTAATGGGGGAAGAGTTGATGCTACTACTTTTGGTCGAGGGAATGCCGGAACTGTTGAGCTTACTGCCACAGGAGATATAACTATTGATGGTGAAACTTCACAAGTTTTTCCTAGTAGTGTTTCTAGTGCGGTTAATCCAGGTGCAGAAGGAGATGCAGGGGGAGTGACTATCTCCACTAATAATCTGACTCTAACCAAGGGGGGAAGAGTTGATGCTACTACTTTTGGTCAAGGGAATGCCGGAACTGTTGAGCTTACTGCCACAGGAGATATAACTATTGATGGTGAAGAGTCAGAAGGTTTTCCTAGTGGTGCTTCTAGTGCGGTTAATCCAGGTGCAGAAGGAGATGCAGGGGGAGTGACTATCTCCACTAATAATCTGACTCTAACCAAGGGGGGAAGAGTTGATGTTAGTACTTTTGGTCAAGGGAATGCCGGAACTATTGAACTTACTGCTACCGGAGACATTACTATTGATGGTGAAACTTCACAAGGTTTTCCTAGTGGTGCTACTAGTATGGTTGATTCAGATGCAGAAGGAGATGCTGGAGGTATTACCATCTCTGCTACCAATTTGACTCTTACCAATGGGGGACGAGTTGTTGCTAGTACCTCAGGTCAAGGTGAAACTGAGAATAGTGGCAACATCAATCTCCGCGCCGATAATATTTTTCTACTGGATAACAGTTTGATATCAGCAGAAGCTCTTAATAATAGTGCTAATGGCGGTAATATTGATATTGATGCTGGTTTTGTGGTTGCTTTCCCCAACCAAAACAACGATATTATTGCTAATGCGGCACAAGGAACGGGGGGCAACATTAATATTTCTACTAATTCAATTTTTGGAATCGAAGAAAGAAGTTCGCTACCTGCTAATGAAACAAATGACATAGATGCTAGTTCAGAATTTGGCTTAGATGGAACGATCGCCATTAATCAACTAGATGTTAATCCCGTCGAGGCATTGGAAGAGTTACCCATGTCTCTGATCGATGTAGTGGGATTAGTAGCGCAAAATCTCTGTCAGCAAGGAAAAGGAAGTGAATTTATTGTCACAGGTAAAGGTGGTGTAGCGCCAAATCCAAGTCAAGTCAGGGAGGGGGAGATTAGTGACGTAGATTTGGTAGCACCTGCAACTGGGGAAGAATCAGAAAAAGTCGAGACAGTGAAGGGAACAGGGGCAGATAAAGAAATAGAGGAAGAGAAAGAAATTGTTGAGGCTCAGGGATGGATAATCAACGATCGCGGTAAGGTAGAGTTAGTGGCTCAGAAGACTGATGTGAATGGTGCTTCCCCACAACCTAAAAATGACAAAATATGTCGGCGTTGA
- a CDS encoding sensor histidine kinase, translating to MLKTQLTPPLSFPTDTQQSNNTQHHFSNHNLALSVAQLTNQVRAERQMRQKLAHAHEQLQQYSQKIEELATIQERNRIARELHDSLGHALTSLNIQMQTALKLWDKEPEQAHSFLAQAQQLGKTAIKEVRQSISSLREDAQDEKPLAAKIDVLVDDCRRGTGLDIDTNISCCGSVPSPVAQNVYRIVQEALTNIFKYAQATKVQINLKSTPEGIYLTVEDNGKGFDLNQKRSGFGLQGMQERVASVNGHLQLKTSPGNGCRIEVEISCIKASPQTKQEEEFSERHNNDRVLSMNPERQEEKAATLETENQALLERSWRLDGQTSSQPSSSDELKKTRKNRMKIWLPEVKLQTGGQESLSGKRWEQVSKPDLRVNYSTPNIGSGEGFEIKKEKVISVSRRKALEIPEPRMSVWENQGKVQQFA from the coding sequence ATGCTAAAAACTCAACTTACTCCTCCACTATCTTTTCCCACAGATACTCAACAAAGCAATAATACCCAACACCATTTCTCTAATCATAATTTAGCGCTCTCTGTGGCGCAGTTAACTAATCAAGTACGAGCTGAACGTCAGATGCGACAAAAATTGGCTCATGCTCACGAACAGTTACAGCAATATTCTCAGAAGATTGAAGAACTGGCCACGATACAAGAACGTAATCGTATTGCTCGGGAACTCCATGACTCTTTGGGTCACGCTCTCACTAGTTTAAACATTCAGATGCAAACTGCCCTCAAACTCTGGGACAAAGAACCCGAACAAGCTCACTCTTTTCTAGCGCAAGCTCAACAGTTAGGAAAGACAGCCATAAAAGAAGTGCGTCAATCCATTAGCAGCCTTAGAGAAGATGCTCAAGATGAAAAACCTCTAGCAGCCAAAATTGACGTTTTAGTAGATGATTGTCGCAGAGGAACTGGTCTAGACATTGATACCAACATTAGTTGCTGTGGTTCAGTTCCCTCTCCAGTAGCCCAAAATGTTTATCGGATTGTCCAAGAAGCTTTGACCAACATTTTTAAATATGCACAAGCCACAAAAGTACAAATTAACCTTAAAAGTACCCCAGAAGGAATTTATTTGACTGTAGAAGATAACGGTAAAGGTTTTGATTTAAACCAAAAGCGTTCTGGGTTTGGACTTCAAGGAATGCAAGAGAGGGTAGCTAGTGTTAACGGTCATCTTCAGCTCAAGACTTCACCAGGAAACGGCTGTCGAATAGAAGTCGAAATCTCTTGCATCAAAGCAAGCCCCCAGACAAAGCAAGAGGAGGAATTTTCAGAAAGACATAATAATGATCGTGTTCTTTCTATGAACCCAGAAAGACAAGAAGAAAAAGCAGCAACTTTAGAGACAGAAAATCAAGCACTGCTAGAGAGAAGTTGGAGGCTAGATGGTCAGACAAGTTCTCAGCCATCATCATCTGATGAATTGAAAAAGACAAGAAAGAACAGAATGAAGATTTGGCTTCCAGAAGTAAAACTGCAAACAGGTGGGCAAGAAAGTCTTTCTGGTAAAAGGTGGGAACAAGTCTCAAAACCAGACTTGAGAGTGAACTATTCAACACCAAATATTGGTTCAGGAGAAGGATTTGAGATAAAGAAAGAGAAAGTAATATCGGTATCGAGGCGAAAAGCCTTGGAGATTCCAGAACCACGAATGTCTGTCTGGGAGAATCAAGGAAAAGTGCAACAATTTGCCTAA
- a CDS encoding DUF928 domain-containing protein: protein MSLKKSNNNLGSIAFVSLLSFSLTLVAISKCLAEGEIENINAPILFQPPSGEERPEKTDAAASRQDARCSEDRLVSQQQKSERDRLQLTPIVPDRFGLTVAERPTFWVYLPKTSAKKAILSIKEKGANPHWQQSISLTGKTGILGIRLLDDAPALEIGKQYQWAVVLVCGNRANPNDPFVTAGIKRVAEESPVTDSSLSANSMLEKANIYAKKGIWYDSLDMLISEKKSSLSNWNNLWTQYLKSAGLGKIANQPILGRIQGSSLP, encoded by the coding sequence ATGTCTTTAAAAAAATCAAACAATAATTTAGGCTCGATCGCTTTTGTAAGTTTATTAAGCTTTTCATTAACATTAGTAGCGATCTCGAAATGTCTCGCAGAAGGCGAGATAGAAAATATCAATGCTCCGATCTTATTTCAACCTCCATCTGGAGAAGAACGCCCAGAAAAGACCGATGCAGCGGCTTCACGTCAAGATGCAAGATGTTCTGAAGATCGTTTAGTATCTCAACAACAAAAGTCCGAACGCGATCGCCTTCAACTAACTCCTATTGTACCCGATCGCTTTGGGTTAACAGTAGCCGAACGTCCTACTTTTTGGGTTTATTTACCCAAAACTTCAGCAAAAAAGGCAATTTTGAGTATTAAAGAAAAAGGTGCTAACCCTCATTGGCAACAGTCGATTAGTTTGACAGGAAAAACTGGGATTTTGGGGATTAGATTATTAGATGATGCTCCTGCTTTAGAAATTGGCAAACAGTATCAATGGGCGGTAGTGTTAGTTTGCGGTAACAGAGCTAATCCTAATGATCCATTTGTTACTGCTGGGATTAAGCGTGTTGCTGAGGAATCTCCAGTGACTGATTCTTCATTATCGGCAAACAGTATGCTAGAAAAGGCGAACATATATGCAAAAAAGGGAATTTGGTATGATTCGCTAGATATGTTGATATCCGAAAAAAAATCGTCTTTAAGTAATTGGAACAATCTTTGGACTCAATATCTAAAATCTGCTGGTTTAGGTAAAATTGCTAATCAACCAATTTTAGGCAGGATTCAGGGATCGTCTTTACCTTGA
- a CDS encoding CHASE2 domain-containing protein — protein MKEHKTIFSYQIGGSLASKSPSYIERKADQELDRALRQGEFCYVLNSRQMGKSSLRVRAMEKLQAEKTVCIFIDLTGMGTQDLTPEKWYAGIVRSLVSGSQLKFNWRKWWREKRDLFSPLQRLSLFIEEVLLVEITEKIVIFIDEIDRVLSQKFSLDDFFALMHSCYQKRQVNPHYHRLTFTLLGVAAPRDLISDKTQSPFDIGKAIILQGFKLEEALPLTSGLMNKVTYPEQILADILYWTGGQPFLTQKLCQLVVEKGNSEENNIVANIVDKYIVTDWDTQDEPEHLRTIRDRLCYRNSSATIRLLGLYREVLQQGKIRVNNNPEQIELRLSGLVVERHGNLEANNPIYTKVFNLAWVDNQLAQLRPYSKEIANWMTSNNCDPTYLLKGKDLQDALSWSLGKSLGDIDYQFLVASQNLAKQKTEDTLTAVKAASKLLARARKKARHRVYQQRLDISWLALIASGVTALILLLRSTGILQTWEWNALDLFFGWRLTDHQEPQIAVVTIDDQDIADINQWPIPDSVFAKAIKNLKAHQPSAIALDVYRDIPVPDLSNCDDSGNRELLQIFNSTPNLFAVEKVIGDPGISPPKDFKQEQVGFADQITDGDGRVRRALLSLGTDNDKVRLSLGAQLALHYLGERDIHPDPIDEDPIRYGLGKAIFKRFESNDGGYVRTDNGGTQILLNFWGTQANFKQYSLTEVLNGKIAPQDLQNRLIFIGTTAESIKDVFDTPYSNNQGWFRSPEKMPGVFIHANVASQIIDAALGKRPLLRTHNKLSESLWILLWGIIGVIIFWRWQSTLAISGYVCLTTIILIITCYLAFLSGWWLPLVPSILTLIMTVIMAITLRNQQRDRQKFQLTLAFLLAEHRERPIVSRIALEHLKQSENKDNSDLIEQEIKQLPFNKGV, from the coding sequence ATGAAGGAGCATAAAACTATATTCTCTTATCAAATTGGAGGAAGTTTAGCTAGTAAATCTCCCAGCTACATAGAACGAAAAGCCGACCAAGAATTAGATCGAGCTTTAAGACAAGGAGAATTTTGCTATGTTTTAAACTCACGACAAATGGGAAAATCTAGTTTGCGTGTGCGAGCAATGGAGAAATTACAAGCAGAAAAGACTGTTTGTATTTTTATTGACTTGACGGGTATGGGAACCCAAGATTTGACTCCGGAAAAGTGGTACGCAGGAATTGTCCGTTCGCTAGTTAGTGGTTCTCAACTGAAGTTTAATTGGCGTAAATGGTGGCGAGAAAAAAGAGATTTATTCAGTCCTTTACAGAGATTAAGTTTATTTATTGAGGAAGTTTTATTAGTAGAAATTACAGAAAAAATTGTTATTTTTATTGATGAAATAGACCGAGTTCTTAGCCAAAAATTTTCTCTAGATGATTTTTTCGCTTTAATGCATAGCTGCTATCAAAAGCGTCAAGTTAATCCACATTATCATCGTCTTACTTTTACTCTTTTAGGAGTAGCAGCACCTAGAGATTTAATTAGCGATAAAACTCAATCTCCATTTGATATTGGTAAAGCAATAATCTTACAAGGTTTTAAATTAGAAGAAGCTTTACCTTTGACATCGGGGTTAATGAATAAGGTTACTTATCCTGAACAAATATTAGCAGATATTTTGTATTGGACAGGAGGACAACCTTTTTTAACTCAAAAATTATGCCAATTAGTTGTAGAAAAAGGGAATAGTGAAGAAAACAACATCGTAGCTAATATCGTTGATAAATATATTGTTACTGATTGGGATACCCAAGATGAACCAGAACATCTTCGTACCATACGCGATCGCCTATGCTATCGAAATTCATCAGCAACTATTCGTTTACTAGGTCTATATCGAGAGGTATTACAACAGGGAAAAATTCGGGTTAATAATAACCCCGAGCAGATAGAACTACGTTTATCGGGTTTAGTTGTCGAAAGACATGGGAACTTGGAAGCTAATAATCCGATTTATACCAAAGTATTTAATTTAGCTTGGGTTGACAATCAATTAGCACAACTACGTCCCTACAGCAAAGAGATCGCGAATTGGATGACCAGCAATAATTGCGATCCAACTTATTTACTCAAAGGGAAAGATTTGCAAGATGCTTTATCTTGGTCGTTGGGTAAAAGTCTTGGCGATATAGACTATCAGTTTTTGGTTGCTAGTCAAAACTTAGCCAAACAGAAGACAGAAGATACTTTAACAGCAGTAAAAGCAGCTAGTAAATTATTAGCAAGAGCGAGAAAAAAAGCGCGACATAGAGTATATCAACAACGCTTAGACATTTCCTGGCTAGCATTAATTGCTTCGGGAGTAACAGCATTGATCTTACTATTACGTTCTACGGGAATTTTACAAACTTGGGAATGGAATGCACTCGATCTCTTTTTTGGTTGGCGACTTACAGATCACCAGGAACCTCAAATCGCAGTAGTTACGATTGATGATCAAGATATTGCAGATATTAATCAATGGCCCATTCCCGACAGTGTCTTTGCAAAAGCCATTAAAAATTTAAAAGCGCATCAACCAAGTGCGATCGCCTTAGATGTCTATCGCGATATACCAGTTCCAGATTTATCCAATTGCGATGATTCAGGAAATCGAGAATTACTCCAAATCTTTAACTCTACTCCCAATCTGTTTGCCGTCGAAAAAGTAATCGGAGATCCTGGTATTTCTCCCCCCAAAGATTTTAAGCAAGAACAAGTTGGCTTTGCCGATCAAATTACAGATGGTGATGGTAGAGTACGCCGGGCGTTATTATCTTTGGGAACCGATAATGACAAGGTGCGTTTAAGTTTGGGTGCTCAATTAGCCCTACATTATTTAGGAGAGCGAGACATCCATCCAGACCCTATAGACGAAGATCCTATTCGCTATGGTTTAGGAAAAGCTATCTTTAAACGATTTGAGAGTAATGATGGAGGATATGTGCGTACAGATAATGGGGGAACTCAAATATTACTCAATTTTTGGGGAACACAAGCTAATTTTAAACAGTATTCTTTAACAGAAGTGCTAAACGGCAAAATAGCTCCCCAAGACCTTCAAAATCGCTTAATTTTTATTGGTACTACTGCTGAAAGTATCAAAGATGTCTTTGATACACCCTATAGTAATAATCAAGGTTGGTTTCGTTCTCCAGAGAAAATGCCTGGGGTTTTTATTCATGCTAATGTCGCCAGTCAAATAATTGATGCTGCGCTCGGTAAGCGCCCATTACTTCGCACCCATAACAAACTCTCAGAATCTCTCTGGATTCTCTTGTGGGGAATCATTGGGGTTATTATTTTTTGGCGTTGGCAATCGACGCTCGCAATTTCTGGTTATGTTTGCTTAACCACCATCATATTGATTATTACTTGTTATCTAGCATTTCTATCAGGCTGGTGGCTTCCTCTAGTGCCTTCAATACTGACACTAATTATGACAGTAATTATGGCGATCACACTGAGAAATCAACAACGCGATCGCCAAAAGTTTCAACTTACCTTAGCATTTCTGTTAGCAGAACATCGTGAGCGACCTATTGTCAGTAGAATTGCTCTAGAACATCTCAAGCAATCAGAAAATAAAGACAATTCAGACCTAATAGAACAAGAGATAAAACAATTACCATTTAATAAAGGGGTTTAA
- a CDS encoding bestrophin family protein: MSSGREKWFTWIKLAIDLRSSVIPAIWRRVVATMIFAAIVTVAYYEGFSVNQPIINSLIPTIVLGLLIVFRTNTAYDRYWEGRKLFGSLINNSRILSRNIWFIIPDKTQEQQQEKITQVRLVFSLIVAIKTHLRKEYLNPELSNLLTDQQYLELKNVTHIPLRMINWLAAYFSDLYYQKGLINDRFFDLLNKSLDLIAGDMIGCERILNTPLPKAYSIHLRHLLLIYCLGLPFSYVSDLGWGAIPAVGLVSFALLGVEEIGIEIENPFGRDPNDLPLDDLCKILHGNIEQLIQYGTDVEKTDPTFIYDN, translated from the coding sequence ATGTCTTCTGGTAGAGAAAAATGGTTTACATGGATTAAATTGGCAATAGATTTACGCAGTTCGGTTATTCCTGCAATTTGGAGAAGAGTAGTTGCGACTATGATATTTGCAGCGATCGTTACTGTAGCTTATTATGAAGGATTTTCAGTCAATCAGCCAATTATTAATAGTTTGATTCCGACTATTGTTTTAGGGTTATTAATTGTTTTTAGAACTAACACAGCCTATGACAGATATTGGGAAGGACGTAAGCTTTTCGGTAGTTTGATTAATAATAGTAGAATCTTATCTAGAAATATTTGGTTCATAATTCCAGATAAAACTCAAGAGCAACAGCAAGAGAAAATTACTCAAGTTAGATTGGTTTTTAGCTTAATTGTAGCAATCAAAACTCACTTAAGAAAAGAATATTTGAATCCAGAGCTTAGTAATTTACTAACCGATCAACAGTATTTAGAACTAAAAAATGTTACTCATATACCTTTGAGAATGATTAACTGGTTAGCCGCATATTTTAGCGACCTTTATTATCAAAAAGGTCTGATCAACGACCGATTTTTTGATTTGTTGAATAAATCTTTAGATCTTATTGCAGGGGATATGATTGGTTGCGAGCGAATTTTAAATACACCTCTGCCAAAAGCTTACTCCATTCACTTGAGACACTTATTATTAATCTACTGTTTGGGCTTACCTTTTTCCTACGTTTCCGATTTAGGCTGGGGAGCAATTCCTGCAGTTGGTTTGGTTAGTTTTGCTTTATTAGGGGTAGAAGAAATCGGTATTGAAATTGAAAACCCTTTTGGTAGAGACCCTAACGATTTGCCTTTAGACGATCTATGTAAAATACTTCACGGAAATATAGAACAATTAATTCAATATGGAACTGATGTGGAAAAAACCGATCCAACTTTTATCTATGACAATTGA